TAATTTACAAGATCAAAGTTCTAATTCAAATCAATCAAATCATAATAGTGAAAATAAAGAGAATAAAGAAAATCATTCTTCAAATGAAATTCTTGAATCAATTACACAAAATCAAGATATTGGTGAAGATTTAAATTATCTGTAGATGCAAGAGCTAATATCATTACTTAATCCAGAAGTACTTTTCCAATTTTTGTTACTCTTTGCTAGATTGTTAGCTTTTGTAGCTTTTATGCCTGTTTTTGGACACTCTTCAATAAGTGCAACAATTAGAGTCGCTTTTGCTTTTTATATTACAATTTTTCTTTTTCCTTTAGTTGAATTACAAGGAACTTTTACCGAAGAAACTTTTATTCTTGCTTTGATTTCTGAAATAACTTTAGGTTTAGTTGCTGCTTTTTTTATTAATGTAATTTTTGCTGCAGTTAGAATCATTGGTGAGTTTGTTGGGTTTTCTACTGCTTTATCAATGGCAAGTATGTTCGATCCAGCTACTGGTTCAAATGAAGGACTTGTAAGTAGACTTTTATATTGGATTGCTTTAGTTCTTTTTTTTGAAACAGGTATGTATGAAATGACTTTGATAATTCTTGTTAAGAGTTTTACTTTAATACATCTAGGAACTTTTGATATCTTTTCATATGATGGTATTCAAATAGTAATTGAT
This genomic interval from Arcobacter sp. LA11 contains the following:
- a CDS encoding flagellar biosynthetic protein FliR gives rise to the protein MQELISLLNPEVLFQFLLLFARLLAFVAFMPVFGHSSISATIRVAFAFYITIFLFPLVELQGTFTEETFILALISEITLGLVAAFFINVIFAAVRIIGEFVGFSTALSMASMFDPATGSNEGLVSRLLYWIALVLFFETGMYEMTLIILVKSFTLIHLGTFDIFSYDGIQIVIDEIKRMFAFAFAFALPLFFIGFIMDVYYGYGTRSMPAFSPFVITFQLKFALIFLFLILGMEVFTDSFTNYMISKFQ